In Acidobacteriota bacterium, the sequence CCTCGGCCATCCGCCTGAACCTCGAGGTCGAATCGGTGCCGATGAGTCTCGATGTCGCCATCCCCTGCGGCCTGGTCATCAACGAACTGGTGTCGAACGCGTTCAAGTATGCCTTCCCGGAGGGGAAAAACGGGTGCATCGACGTCCGTTTCTACGCCGGCAGCGACGGGGGGCTGCATCTCTCGGTCCGGGACGACGGCGTCGGATGCGCCCCGGACTGGAACCCCGACCGGTGCGATTCCCTCGGGCTGAAGCTGGTCCGGAGCCTGACCGAGCAGCTGGGGGGGACGATCGAATTCCGGAGCCGCAGCGGGTTCGCCTGCGCGATCGTGATCCCCCATGCCAGGACGTAACGGTTCGGGCGCCGGGCGGGAGCGCCGCGGCCCCTCATATCAAGGATTGGAACGATGACGAATACAGCGCCTGTGAAGCCGAGACGGATCCTGGTCGTCGAGGACGAAACGATCGTGTCCATGGACATCCAGAACAGCCTCCGGCTGCTCGGATACGAGGTGGCCGGGGCCGCGACCTCGGGCCCGGAAGCGATCGGCAAGGCGGACCAGACCATGCCCGACCTGGTGCTGATGGACATCATCCTGAAGGGGGAGATGGACGGCGTCGAGGCGGCCCGGGCCATTCACGCCCGGCTGGGCATCCCCGTGATCTTTCTGACCGCGTGCGCGGACGAAAAGACCCTGGAGCGGGCCAAGGTGACGGAACCCTTCGGCTACATGATCAAGCCGTTCGAGGAGCGGGAGCTGCACAGCCATATCGAGATCGCCCTCTACCGCCATCGCATGGAGAGGAAGCTGCGGGAGAGCGAGGAGCGCTATTCGCTCGCCACCCAGGGGGCCAACGACGGGCTCTGGGACTGGGATCTGCGGTCGAAGGAGATCTATTTCTCCCCGCGCTGGAAATCGATGCTGGGCTACCGGGACCCCGAGATCGGGAGCTCCCCCCTGGACTGGTTCGGCAGGATCCACCCGGCCGACAGGGAGCAGGTGGAAAAGAACGTCGCCCGGCACCTGAAGGGGGAAACCGGTCATTTCGAGAGCGAGTACCGCATCCTGGACGCGAAGGGGGCCTACCGCTGGGTCCTCTGCCGGGGGCTGGCGAGCCGCGACGGGGAAGGCCGGGCCCACCGGATCGCCGGGTCGCAGACCGACATCACCGACCGCAAGGTCTACAATCCCCTCACCGGGCTCCCCAACCGCCTCCTGTTCCTGGACCGGGTGGAGCATGCGTTGCGGCGGACGCGTGACAACGCCCGTTCCTTCGGCATCGCCGTGGTGGAGATCGGCGAAGTCAAGACGGTCGCCGGCAGCCTCGGGCACGTGGTCGCCGACGGACTGATCGTGCAGGCGGCGCGCCGGATCCAGGAGTGTGTTTCGGCGGAGGACACCGTCGCCCATTTCGGCAACGACGACTTCGTGCTCCTGATCGAGGAGGCCTCCGACGGCAAGCAGGCGGCCAGGGCCGCCTCCCGGCTGCACAAGGAGCTCTCCCGGGCTTTCCTGGTCGACGGTCAGTCGATCTACGCCACCACCCATATCGGCATCACCGTCAGCACCCGGGACCACGTCCATCCGGACGAAATGATCCGGGACGCCTACGTCGCCATGCAGCGGGCGAAAGGGGGGGGGAAGGGGAGGTTCGAGATCTTCGACGCGAACATGAGGTCTTCGGCCGTCGCCCGCCTGAGAATGGAATCCGACCTGCGCCGGGCCCTGGACAGCGGACAGTTCCGGGTCCACTACCAGCCGATCACCGAACTGAAGACGGGGCGGCTGGTCGGTTTCGAGGCGCTGGTCCGCTGGCAGCGGAGCGAGGAGATGATGTTCCCCAAGGATTTCCTCGCCATCGCCGAGTCCACCGACATCCTGCTGCCGCTGGAGAGCTGGGTGCTGCGGGAATCGTGCCGGCAGATGGCCCGCTGGAGGCTCGCGGGCGGGGAGGAGCTGACCATCAACGTCAACCTCTGTCCCGGGCATTACACCGATCCCAACCTCATCCGCGAACTGGACGACGTGCTGCGCGCGACGGGACTGGACCCGCGCCGACTGAGCCTGGAGATCACCGAAAGCGCCCTCATGGAAAACTCCGAGGCGGTCTTCCGGACCCTCTCGGACATCAAGGCGATGAACATCCGGCTCCACATGGACGACTTCGGGACGGGGTACTCCTCGCTCAGCTACCTGAACCGCTTTCCGATCGACAGCCTCAAGAT encodes:
- a CDS encoding EAL domain-containing protein, with the translated sequence MTNTAPVKPRRILVVEDETIVSMDIQNSLRLLGYEVAGAATSGPEAIGKADQTMPDLVLMDIILKGEMDGVEAARAIHARLGIPVIFLTACADEKTLERAKVTEPFGYMIKPFEERELHSHIEIALYRHRMERKLRESEERYSLATQGANDGLWDWDLRSKEIYFSPRWKSMLGYRDPEIGSSPLDWFGRIHPADREQVEKNVARHLKGETGHFESEYRILDAKGAYRWVLCRGLASRDGEGRAHRIAGSQTDITDRKVYNPLTGLPNRLLFLDRVEHALRRTRDNARSFGIAVVEIGEVKTVAGSLGHVVADGLIVQAARRIQECVSAEDTVAHFGNDDFVLLIEEASDGKQAARAASRLHKELSRAFLVDGQSIYATTHIGITVSTRDHVHPDEMIRDAYVAMQRAKGGGKGRFEIFDANMRSSAVARLRMESDLRRALDSGQFRVHYQPITELKTGRLVGFEALVRWQRSEEMMFPKDFLAIAESTDILLPLESWVLRESCRQMARWRLAGGEELTINVNLCPGHYTDPNLIRELDDVLRATGLDPRRLSLEITESALMENSEAVFRTLSDIKAMNIRLHMDDFGTGYSSLSYLNRFPIDSLKIDRSFVGNLGLCEETWKIVQAIVNLGRNLDMELIAEGIENVMQLRMLQSLHCHFGQGYYFSKAMAPRDVDALLAGPLPWRVLFEPGAVRTFPRVAEAG